The Bacillus sp. Marseille-Q1617 genome has a segment encoding these proteins:
- a CDS encoding ABC transporter substrate-binding protein, whose protein sequence is MENKLLTLWRYYPSGSIRVEEISETLQLSHKQTTRYLKKWNEEGWIAFTPGRGRGNVSTLQWKKDVEEVYEEEVVKLIDEEPVERISKYLMYSWSTDSKMRLMNKFQTKLGFVQESEDKLIVPKRYPFFSIHPLEAADVLSAHLVANVFNRLVSLTEDGNIVPELAHSWDVSSTKLRIYLKKDITFHDGSVLTAKDVVYCLEKLRTYPHYQDLWAPVETIEVKAPLIIDIVHPGGCSYMLPMLSMMCASIYKENKDRVLGTGCFFLEENSDSKTTLAAFKEHFQERPLLDAVEFVQVPQDFKGIYHSHIERSDSLSVEVESDSGFGVVIMNAGPYRDSAIQRKEIREYLHWVIAKNRHKLKDCDPRMTPNDKSILAGHDHHITILEPERPSFIEPIVIRGANHTAKTTQWLVDILKKEKIPVELQWFSFADTLTKQPETLNVDLFVHGEIFESNQDFSFYHFLKNGFSPLFHLFAKDEKWKSQLQEYLHTPFKEWTALNIKIEKRLIEESIMIPLYYEKKYIPFSTDIMNIEFKHFGYVDFSKLWVRPEV, encoded by the coding sequence ATGGAGAATAAATTACTCACTCTTTGGAGGTACTATCCATCTGGCAGCATCCGGGTGGAAGAAATCTCTGAAACCCTTCAATTAAGCCATAAGCAGACGACCCGCTATTTGAAAAAATGGAATGAAGAAGGCTGGATTGCCTTTACCCCCGGCCGCGGACGCGGGAATGTATCGACGCTTCAATGGAAGAAGGATGTCGAGGAAGTGTATGAAGAAGAGGTCGTGAAGCTCATCGATGAGGAACCTGTTGAACGGATCAGCAAGTATTTGATGTACAGCTGGTCGACGGACAGCAAGATGAGGCTGATGAACAAATTCCAAACGAAGCTCGGGTTTGTACAGGAATCGGAGGATAAGCTGATTGTGCCGAAACGATATCCCTTTTTCTCCATCCATCCGCTGGAGGCTGCGGACGTCCTCAGCGCCCACTTGGTGGCGAACGTATTTAACCGGCTCGTTTCCCTTACAGAAGACGGAAATATCGTGCCGGAACTCGCACACAGCTGGGATGTTTCATCTACTAAACTGCGGATCTATTTAAAAAAGGATATCACATTTCATGACGGCTCCGTGTTGACGGCAAAAGATGTCGTGTACTGTCTCGAAAAACTTCGGACGTATCCGCATTACCAGGATTTATGGGCACCCGTTGAAACCATCGAGGTAAAAGCCCCCCTCATCATCGACATCGTCCACCCCGGGGGCTGCAGTTATATGCTGCCGATGCTCAGTATGATGTGTGCCAGCATTTACAAGGAAAACAAGGATCGGGTGCTTGGCACCGGATGCTTTTTCCTCGAGGAAAACAGTGATTCAAAGACGACTCTCGCTGCCTTCAAGGAGCACTTTCAAGAGAGGCCGCTCCTCGATGCCGTCGAGTTTGTCCAGGTACCGCAGGACTTTAAGGGAATCTATCATTCTCACATCGAACGTAGTGATTCTTTGTCGGTTGAAGTGGAGAGTGACTCCGGGTTCGGAGTTGTGATCATGAATGCCGGCCCGTACCGGGACTCTGCGATTCAGAGGAAAGAGATCCGCGAATATCTTCATTGGGTCATTGCAAAGAACCGTCACAAGCTTAAGGACTGCGACCCGCGGATGACACCGAATGACAAAAGCATCCTGGCAGGTCACGATCATCATATAACGATCCTTGAGCCAGAACGCCCCTCGTTTATAGAACCGATTGTGATTCGGGGTGCCAATCACACCGCCAAGACGACGCAGTGGCTCGTTGATATACTTAAAAAAGAAAAAATCCCGGTCGAGCTCCAGTGGTTTTCCTTTGCCGACACATTGACCAAGCAGCCTGAGACACTGAACGTCGACCTTTTCGTCCACGGGGAAATCTTTGAATCCAACCAGGACTTTTCCTTCTATCACTTTTTGAAAAACGGCTTTTCCCCTCTCTTTCATCTATTCGCAAAAGATGAAAAATGGAAGAGTCAATTGCAGGAATACCTTCATACACCATTCAAGGAATGGACTGCGCTGAATATTAAAATCGAGAAAAGGCTCATCGAAGAATCGATCATGATCCCCCTTTATTACGAGAAAAAGTACATCCCGTTCTCTACGGATATCATGAATATCGAGTTTAAACATTTCGGGTATGTAGACTTTTCGAAACTGTGGGTGCGGCCGGAAGTGTAG
- a CDS encoding MFS transporter, with product MKWKELPQNIKVRMITSFFNRAVSSAVMPFMALFFAQEMNKVWAGVFLINTVVIGFFINLVGGYISDRFPRKKVLLTTSWLNALFFLIMTVSLFPQEKWILLFAAAYIGFIITSSLGRPAMHAIIIDSTTPENRKAVYALDYWLVNLSMAIGAALGGLLYLNHKTELFMMLTFTSTIIPIAYGIWLQDKFKDQLKKQHDNVFIDLVNNYRIAFRDAAFVKVVAGSTFIFAAEFSLNSYIGIRLAETFKSVNIGSFEIAGVRMLSILNIENMLLVVCFTFIINRYTDRLNKKNALLIGLILYGIGYVTVTSANTWYILIAFNLIATLGELVYSPIRNAEQANMIPADKRGSYSAFSNLSFSGADLVARSTIIIGAFLMPTMMSVYIGFIVMLGTVLVYTGLFARNFTTGKVVDGISASGGK from the coding sequence ATGAAGTGGAAGGAATTACCTCAAAATATAAAAGTACGGATGATCACATCATTCTTTAACCGCGCTGTTTCATCCGCCGTTATGCCGTTCATGGCGCTGTTCTTTGCACAGGAAATGAATAAGGTCTGGGCAGGTGTGTTCCTGATCAACACCGTGGTGATCGGTTTTTTCATCAACCTGGTGGGAGGATACATATCCGACCGCTTTCCGAGGAAGAAGGTACTGCTGACAACGTCTTGGCTGAACGCTTTATTTTTTCTCATCATGACCGTCAGCTTATTTCCTCAGGAAAAATGGATCCTGCTGTTCGCTGCAGCATATATCGGATTCATCATCACGAGCAGCCTCGGCCGTCCGGCGATGCATGCGATCATTATCGATTCGACGACGCCGGAGAATCGGAAAGCCGTCTACGCGCTGGATTACTGGCTCGTCAATCTGTCGATGGCGATTGGTGCGGCCCTCGGTGGACTCTTGTATCTGAACCATAAGACAGAACTCTTTATGATGCTGACCTTCACATCGACAATCATCCCGATCGCTTATGGCATCTGGCTGCAGGACAAGTTCAAGGACCAGCTGAAGAAACAGCACGACAATGTGTTCATCGACCTCGTCAACAATTACCGGATTGCTTTCCGTGATGCAGCTTTTGTAAAAGTGGTCGCGGGATCCACATTCATTTTTGCAGCGGAATTCTCCCTGAACAGCTATATCGGGATCCGGCTTGCGGAAACATTCAAGTCGGTGAACATCGGGAGCTTCGAAATCGCCGGGGTACGGATGCTGAGTATCCTGAATATTGAGAACATGCTTCTCGTCGTATGCTTCACATTCATCATCAACCGCTACACAGACCGACTGAATAAAAAGAACGCGCTCTTGATCGGACTCATCCTGTATGGCATCGGGTATGTGACCGTCACATCCGCCAACACATGGTACATCCTGATTGCGTTCAACCTGATTGCGACACTGGGGGAACTCGTCTACTCCCCGATCCGCAACGCCGAACAGGCCAATATGATCCCTGCAGATAAACGGGGATCCTACTCCGCCTTCTCGAATTTATCCTTCAGCGGAGCGGACCTCGTCGCACGATCTACCATCATCATCGGTGCCTTCCTGATGCCGACGATGATGAGCGTCTACATTGGTTTTATCGTCATGCTTGGCACGGTTCTTGTGTATACTGGTTTGTTTGCACGAAACTTTACAACGGGCAAGGTAGTGGACGGCATCAGTGCAAGTGGGGGGAAATGA
- a CDS encoding acyl-CoA thioesterase, producing the protein MQETKHPRESLVVNTDQVMINDLNNYNTLFGGVLMKKLDNNATLSARRHARVKECVTASTDSIDFLYPIHQTDSVCVESFVSYVGHKSMEIFCKVIAEDMITGERRMAATAFLTFVALDENKKPIKVPEILPETEEEKFLFESGKERAENRRIRRKHSKTLTEIIKLEKPWNMGGEAS; encoded by the coding sequence ATGCAAGAAACGAAGCATCCCAGAGAAAGCCTGGTCGTTAATACAGATCAGGTCATGATCAATGATTTGAATAATTACAATACATTGTTTGGGGGGGTATTGATGAAGAAGCTGGATAACAATGCTACGTTATCAGCAAGGCGCCATGCCCGGGTGAAGGAATGCGTGACAGCATCCACCGATTCCATTGACTTCCTATATCCGATTCATCAGACAGATTCCGTATGTGTCGAATCGTTTGTATCATACGTCGGCCATAAATCGATGGAAATCTTCTGTAAAGTAATCGCCGAAGATATGATCACCGGGGAACGAAGAATGGCGGCCACCGCTTTTCTCACCTTTGTTGCACTGGATGAGAATAAGAAACCGATCAAAGTTCCGGAAATACTGCCCGAAACCGAAGAAGAGAAATTCCTCTTTGAATCAGGGAAAGAACGCGCAGAAAACAGGCGAATCCGCCGAAAACACAGTAAGACCCTGACGGAAATCATCAAGCTTGAGAAACCTTGGAATATGGGAGGAGAAGCATCATGA